From a region of the Terriglobia bacterium genome:
- a CDS encoding ABC transporter permease produces the protein MNDSGSGNAMALLREILCRLLSVFRKRKQDGRLDEELQCHLEMLIEASLRAGLSPEEARRQARFALGGLEQTKEAYRDQRGIPFIETALRDLRYAFRLMRRSPGFTATAVLTLVVGIGANTTVFSIADAVLIRPLPYRDPDRIVALGNDNRIMAQREFLDEEIYRALRERSDTIAAVAQFYVQNLELTGAGNPETIVAAYVSPSIFRVLGVRAQFGRVFRDEEEQKGKSFVALIGHDLWMKRFAGDKSLMGKVVTLSGKSYGIVGVMPPKFSFPEGQAQIWVPMVPQGRGYMWRAIARLRDGITPQQALAEVNAIKHALSPGSYGEAGPSVVYLSPLHDVLARETRVALTVLFTAVAVVLLIACANLANLMAARSRTREKEFAIRTALGATRGMLIRQSLAESLLLSLLGGALGSVWSYWAVRLFVVFSPMKLRSESVIGLDFRVLTFTVVVSVLTGAFMGIFAVWEASKTDVQAILKDAKRSLMSGFGLRLGRGALVVFQVAVGLTLMVAGGLIVHSFIALISVDPGYEPNNVLTAEIRLPDAGYPKRPQQAAFYQQLTERLMKLPEVEGVAVAGTGLPLTGKAYATFQPEGWAENGGVALADFAKVSPSYFMVMRLHLLEGRFLSELDTARTPRVVVINESLAKRYFAGMNPIGKTIESWNPKDPPNSIVGVVADVKHYGLDKQSLPCLYYSTLQPGSPFGISDAHIAIRTRVKPERLIPALRAQIAQIDKSIIPEGIKTMNDRLWESVAQPRFYTVLMGCLALSALALVLLGTYGVVAYAVSCRTREIGLRIALGAQSGTIYRLIISQSVMPTLLGIGAGIAGSLALTRFLSSMLFGIQPHDPATFVALPVFLAVTVVLACYLPARRAARLDPLTALKEE, from the coding sequence ATGAATGATTCAGGCTCGGGGAATGCCATGGCCTTGCTCCGTGAGATTTTGTGCCGGTTGCTGTCGGTCTTTCGGAAACGAAAGCAAGACGGGCGACTGGACGAGGAGCTCCAGTGCCACCTGGAGATGCTGATAGAGGCTAGTTTGCGCGCCGGCCTGTCGCCTGAGGAAGCGCGGCGGCAGGCGCGTTTTGCGCTCGGCGGGCTGGAACAGACAAAAGAGGCGTATCGCGACCAGCGGGGAATTCCTTTCATCGAGACCGCGCTCAGAGACCTTCGCTATGCCTTCCGGCTGATGCGCCGGAGTCCCGGGTTTACCGCAACCGCCGTGCTGACGCTCGTGGTGGGCATAGGCGCCAACACCACCGTCTTCAGCATAGCCGATGCGGTCTTGATCCGGCCTTTGCCCTATCGCGATCCCGACCGGATTGTGGCGCTCGGTAACGACAATCGCATCATGGCGCAGCGGGAGTTTCTCGACGAGGAGATTTACAGGGCCCTGCGGGAACGGTCCGACACCATCGCCGCCGTGGCCCAGTTTTATGTTCAAAACCTCGAATTGACCGGGGCCGGGAATCCGGAGACGATCGTTGCCGCTTATGTTTCACCGTCGATTTTCAGAGTTCTCGGGGTGCGCGCGCAGTTTGGCCGGGTTTTCCGTGACGAGGAGGAACAAAAAGGGAAGAGTTTCGTCGCCTTGATTGGCCATGATCTCTGGATGAAACGGTTTGCCGGCGACAAATCGCTGATGGGAAAGGTGGTCACCCTCAGTGGCAAAAGCTATGGGATCGTTGGCGTCATGCCTCCGAAATTCAGCTTTCCCGAGGGCCAGGCCCAAATATGGGTTCCCATGGTGCCGCAGGGCCGTGGATACATGTGGCGTGCCATCGCGCGTCTCCGCGACGGGATCACGCCCCAGCAGGCTCTGGCTGAAGTCAACGCGATCAAACATGCATTAAGCCCGGGGTCGTACGGCGAGGCCGGCCCCAGTGTTGTATATCTGTCCCCGCTTCATGACGTATTGGCCCGAGAGACCCGGGTGGCCCTGACCGTTCTTTTCACGGCGGTTGCAGTGGTCCTGCTCATCGCTTGCGCCAATCTGGCCAATCTTATGGCGGCACGCTCCCGAACCCGGGAGAAGGAATTCGCCATCCGGACTGCACTCGGTGCCACGCGAGGGATGCTCATACGCCAATCGCTTGCCGAAAGCCTGCTCCTCTCGCTCCTGGGTGGCGCACTGGGGAGCGTCTGGTCTTATTGGGCAGTCCGTTTGTTTGTCGTTTTCAGCCCCATGAAGCTGCGCAGCGAGTCCGTGATCGGACTCGATTTCAGAGTGCTGACCTTCACCGTGGTTGTTTCAGTCCTGACCGGCGCGTTCATGGGCATCTTTGCGGTATGGGAGGCCTCGAAAACCGACGTGCAGGCCATTTTAAAGGATGCGAAGAGGTCCCTGATGTCGGGATTCGGGCTTCGTTTGGGAAGGGGTGCGCTTGTTGTCTTCCAGGTCGCCGTCGGGCTGACGCTGATGGTTGCCGGCGGCCTCATCGTGCACAGCTTCATTGCGCTGATTTCGGTCGATCCAGGGTATGAACCAAACAATGTTCTCACCGCGGAAATCCGTCTTCCGGATGCAGGATATCCGAAGCGGCCGCAGCAGGCCGCTTTCTATCAACAGCTGACCGAGCGCTTGATGAAGTTGCCAGAGGTTGAAGGTGTGGCGGTCGCCGGAACCGGCTTGCCCTTGACCGGCAAGGCCTATGCGACCTTCCAGCCGGAAGGTTGGGCCGAAAACGGTGGGGTTGCGCTTGCAGATTTCGCAAAGGTGAGCCCCAGCTATTTCATGGTCATGAGACTGCACCTTCTTGAAGGCCGCTTTTTGAGCGAGCTCGACACCGCCAGGACGCCCAGGGTCGTGGTCATCAATGAATCGCTGGCGAAACGCTATTTCGCCGGCATGAACCCTATCGGCAAAACCATAGAGAGTTGGAATCCGAAGGACCCCCCAAACTCGATTGTGGGAGTCGTCGCCGATGTGAAGCACTACGGTCTGGATAAGCAGTCGCTCCCATGTCTCTACTATTCGACGCTCCAGCCCGGATCTCCTTTTGGAATCAGCGACGCACATATCGCCATCCGAACACGGGTGAAGCCCGAGAGATTGATTCCTGCCCTGCGCGCTCAGATTGCCCAGATCGACAAGTCCATCATCCCGGAAGGAATCAAAACCATGAACGACCGGCTGTGGGAATCGGTGGCACAGCCTCGTTTCTACACGGTGCTGATGGGGTGCTTGGCCCTGAGCGCGCTCGCTCTGGTTCTGCTCGGCACTTATGGAGTCGTGGCGTACGCGGTCAGCTGCCGCACTCGGGAGATCGGCCTCCGTATCGCCCTGGGCGCGCAGTCAGGCACGATCTACCGGTTGATCATCAGCCAGAGCGTCATGCCCACGTTGCTTGGCATCGGCGCCGGCATCGCCGGCTCTCTGGCGCTCACCCGCTTCCTGTCGAGCATGCTGTTCGGCATCCAGCCCCACGATCCGGCCACGTTTGTCGCTTTGCCTGTTTTCCTGGCCGTAACTGTAGTGCTCGCTTGCTATCTACCGGCCCGTCGGGCGGCCCGGCTGGATCCGCTGACAGCCTTGAAGGAGGAGTAG
- a CDS encoding PadR family transcriptional regulator, translating into MTTEKADVLQGTLDLMVLKTLETLGPTHGYGIAQRILQISQNVLQLNQGTLYPALLRLEQRDWIKSEWGRSENNRRARYYSLTRAGRKQLEVETQNWERMTGIMARLFQAET; encoded by the coding sequence ATGACCACTGAAAAGGCGGATGTCTTGCAGGGAACCCTCGACCTCATGGTCCTGAAGACCCTCGAGACGCTGGGGCCCACGCACGGTTACGGGATTGCCCAGCGGATCCTGCAGATCTCGCAGAACGTCCTGCAACTCAATCAGGGCACGCTCTATCCGGCCCTCCTGCGGCTGGAGCAGCGCGACTGGATCAAGTCCGAGTGGGGCCGGTCGGAGAACAACCGTCGCGCACGCTATTACAGCCTCACGCGGGCCGGACGCAAGCAGCTGGAAGTCGAGACTCAGAACTGGGAGAGAATGACCGGCATCATGGCACGCCTGTTTCAGGCGGAAACCTAA